Genomic DNA from Danio rerio strain Tuebingen ecotype United States chromosome 5, GRCz12tu, whole genome shotgun sequence:
tgtctgaaacaataattcaacatcagaactATCATCAGCATTGATGACCAgaacaaatctaaagtctgttcaagggaaccattccaagtctatacaaaattaagcattttaacttacagtacagatacacaaagcctattgctgttttaccacatgtttgagaatgacaataataatagcccactcatatcattctttattttacatctacagactcatgagaaaatcctgatctttattttaggcaaaaaaaaaaattcgattctcattttagccagaattgtgcagctctagaatGCAGATTACCAAAATAAGTGATCATCTGTAATTAACCCTTCCATATTTTGATCCACTTTAGGACGCAgaggcagaaaaagaaaagtcgaGGAAGCTTTTCAGGATGATGAAAATCAGGAGGACTTGATGCTGCCACCTCAGTTCCCTGATGAAAGGGATAAACCCAGCCCCAGCTCAGGTCAGTTTACAATGACAAGACCCTTCATTTCTCCAATTCTACTATGATAAATTGGGTCCTTAAAATACAGATTGTTAagttgagcaatatcacatgactGTCGTTGATGATTGTGATTCAGAAAGAGTGCCATGGGTAATAATTTAAAGCCATCTCTCACAAAAATATCCTGTGGTATTCCATATGATAAATAGAAGAACAAAAAACTGGAGTGGTAATTGTGTAGTactgtgttgtttttgtgtaaGGTATTGTTGCATGTAATATTTCTGTAATGTTCTTGCAGTGAATAATAGTATTACTTtaatatgtttgtaatatttacaacaataCTTTGTGTACTGTAATATTCTCCAGGTAATATGTGGtattaaattcacatttttgtAGGTTTTACCACTGGGTTTTGTTGTACTGTATGTAATATTCTTGTGGTAATaagtttaaaattaaagtttaaagtttaaaatattttcgtTTGAAGAAACGGTAACAGATTCTAATCActtgttcaaataaaataaaaattagaatatgatatgtatttatattataagaATGATgaaactttttatatatttaatccaCTTTAGTTGAAGAAGCTTCTCAGGTTGATGAAGATCAGGAGGACTTGATGCCGGCAGCAAGCAGTGAACCATCACAGTTTCCTGATGAAATTGAAGAACCCGGCACCAGCTCAGGTCAGTTTACTTTGATAAAAACAATGTAGGTGTGTTTACATGGAGCCTTTAAATTGGTTTAAAAGTTTAATTCGAATGATAAATGCTTCATATAAACACCTCAATGGAATAAACATGGTCAAACCAAATGAAATTGTAATCAGTTTGAAAGGGTGGTATAAACCTTGCCATATTTGAGTTTTGTTGGATATATTCAGGAAGCATGTTTTCTTTGAGCTGATCCAATTAAAAGTTCAGTTCGTATAtctgaatgtttttgtttttgtagttttgtattaaataacaaaattgtgtTCATGTGTAGGAATATTAAAAACTGTGTGTATGGAATTCATCATGATGTGGAATTAGATCAAATCAGTGAcatgataattgtaaccaaaCCATGAGACCTGTGAAGGTTTagacccctaataaataatatCTGTAGCTTAATGTGTGTTTAAGTCATGTAAGTGGAAGTGGGTGGAGTCAGGGGTGAACGCGATTCAAGGAATGTTTATGCTGAAGAATGGAGGTGCTGGAATGGTgtaataaaaacaagctaaagCTATAAATGATGGGTCCTGTTCATCTCACAATAATAAACCTTTGTTCATTGTAATCCACTTAAGGAAGCAGAGAAGGAAATGCTGAGCAACATTTtctggatgatgaagatgatgattcCTCCTACGACGAGGATCCAGATTTTTGTAGAAGAGACACCGGGCCAGGTCAGTCTTCTATCGCAAGACCTCACATTTCTCCTGTAATTTCTGTAACATGGTATCATGTTTCTCCTGAAAAATCTCCAGTAAATTctgtatagttttgaatagtgATGGGCAGAGCGAGgattcatgaaacactgaaacagtcaaagcaaatgtgtCTCTACAGTGAAATCTGTTAGTCTGAAACCGCTTTGACAGAGAAGCAGTTGAGGAAATATAATATGTCGTGTAAAACATTCATTCCATCAAGTGATTGGATTGTGGATAATGTTCACACCTGGAATGCAGTTGTCATGAGTTTGAATCCAGGGCAaagcatgtaataaacatttaaaatatgtggtttcATAGTTTTGTTCTTGTAATGTGTTCGGTCTGACATCTGAATAAACTctttgtaaataaatgcaaagttTAAGAGAAAGAGTAGGAAGGTCCACAAGCCAGGATTTGAACTCAGAGCATCTGCAATGTGCTGTAGTTACAGTACATGTTGCCGCACTGCCCACTAGGCTGTGTGCGATTGTGTGGATTTTCAGTCAATCAAATGCAGATTTAGAAAGGATGTCAAGTCTCGGATCACCGAATGTATGTGACACGTGTGTTTTAGATCAGTGTTTCAATAGTGCTGAGCAAAGGTTGATCACGGTTAATCACgtcataaaagtttgttttgacataatatatgtgcgtgtgttatATAACATATATGTAGTGTTGGGgataacgcattacaagtaacgtgaGTTACCTAATAAtcttacttttctaagtaatgagtaaagtaTTCAGTAAAACTTTTGAGTTActatttgaaaaaatgtaaagcgAGTTACTTCttagtttaattaattcactttttaaataataaattgctgaattcaaATTAATGTTGAATGAGAATTTTCTCTCAGCAGAAACAGACAGAAACCAACAATGGAGAGTCTTACATTTCAGTGATGGAAATATTCCCATTATTCTCAaaacatggaagaaaaggaaaagggtctcgtacacacatagagagacacgaacgtgctggtgaagtgtgtgtgtgtgggtgtttatagcagtttgactaataaatatgaatttgtagctaaatctaTGTAAATCGTTTGCATgcatgtgtctatatatataataaatatactatgATTAATCGTGATCAATTTTTTCCCAGCACTAGTTTTGAAACATCTGCGCTTCGGCATCTGGAGGCCAAAATGTCAGTTTTggcatttttaagttttatatttttGTCAGTAAGCAAACACAGTTTTATAGCACGCTGAACCTCAACAGAAATATATTCTCCTACTATcacagtaagacaaaaacagaaatgagCAATCCTGGTAAACTGTCATaatccttttgtttgtttttcaggatCTCCTCTTGACAAATATGAGCTTGGAAGGAAGCTGGGAAAGGGAATCTATGGCACTGTCTACGTGGCAACACGCAAATCTGATGGAAAAAAGGTAAGTCACTTTTGCTGCACAtgttgtttacttaattttttcttCTTGTAAAGGAAGTGGTGTGCATATGGACGCATGTCCATGTTGGATTATACACATGTATTATTGGATTTATTACGATtcgttttttttattgctttggggaaaaaatattaatattttgtttcttttgcagGTTGCCCTGAAATTCGTTTATATGCCGAACTGTTACATAAATCGGAAAGTAAGTAAACACAACACAATGAATATATCTGAATATGTGTTGAATCtatattaaacacattattttatacagttataaTTGTGCAGATACATTATACAGTTCACATGCTCTAacctttttctaatatttttctcTAGCCTGGACGTGTCTTTTACCCGACTTCGGAGGCCAGAATATTGCTTGAACTGAAGAAGCCTTCCTTATGTCCCCACATCATAGAGTTGTATGACTTTTTTGAAGTGGAGGAATATGATGTTTTGGTCATGGAGTACATGCAGCCGAGTATGACCTTGACTGCATTCTTCAGGAGAAACAATGGTCCCTTGACTGAAAGTGTAGCGCGACTCTTGATCCTGCAGATCCTAATTGCATTAGAACACTGCCTGGAGCATGGCATTGACCATAGAGCAATCTATGAAGAAAACATCCTGGTGAATCCAAAGACCCTTCAAGTCAAGTTGATTGGTTTTGGCTGCAGTGATTACATTGCGGGCGACTTAAAACCGCACGCTGGTAAGATGCTTTTCtcttcacctctcctgctgaaaCCTCTGGTATTGCTGGTCACCGGCAGTTCTAGATTTTACAATTCATGCTGGCTGTTATGCTGGAGAATTTGCactgattgtttttttattttttaatgctgcTTATTAATATCCCAGCTTATTGAACTCCTACTTTTACACTGACCACTTGTAATGAAATAGTTTTGATGgcttaattattataaattgctGTTCTACTCTTCTAACTCACAAATCTGTTGCTTACAGGATTTGACCAAATCTACTGCAAATGTATGTGGCATTCTCGTCTAGTAGAAGTTGGTTTCTTGAGGAATGCACATTTTGCTCTAGAAGAAACTGTTGAGTGTGTGGCAAGACTCCTGGCAAGGATGGTGAATGGATATTGGCCCCTTCGCTCTATGGTTGAGTATCCAAGATTTCACCCCAGTGTATCCAAAGGTGAGACAATAACTCAACAAAGTGCTGTTCAGATATAATTGGACAGTGTTGTCAAGACtgtaaaaatgtgaaattaaGTCTAACTTCATATACAGTTTTCATGTTAGGCATGTGAGAACATACAGGATTAATCAATTCTCTCGTTTCTACAGAATGCAGAGATCTTCTGAAAATGTGCTTCGGTTTCAATGTTCACGATGGACCCACTTTGGAGGATATTATTGATCATAAGTGGTTCAACAAAAAGATAGACACCTGATGGACAGAAACCACTGGCACAATCTGGTAGGCTTATTGACACTTCTGGTGGCACATCTGGAGGGCTTGATCGTGGATATGGTGCAGGTCCAAGTAGGTCACCAGGCAGATGTTTAGACAGCCAACAGGATCAATGCAGAGATTCGTCTATACCTATAATTAAATGACACAACATCTGACGCACAGAAGCCATTGCGCCTGTTAATATGCTTGGCGACTGGTGTCAGTGGATAGCGGCATGTGCCACTGGAGCTTGTGATGTGCGCTGATGCGTTGCGTCCTGTGTCACTGAGATTGTCGCAGTACATGTTGCTGTGTGGCTCCTCTAGTGGTGACTGACagctcctgctgctgctgctgacgaTGCTGACTGCTGACTGAGCATGAAGTAGGTTGTGTAACACAGACACTTAACAACAGAACAAtatttcattaataatataaaaaccgccaaaaataatatttattacattgcaGAGTTTGTTTATACAACATACTGGGCTTagaaatattcatattattactGCACTGTAATGCTAAAACAGCGTAAGATaatttgtttaaagaaaaaatctgaaaataatgtaaaatatgtagTTTGGTT
This window encodes:
- the LOC100001405 gene encoding uncharacterized protein isoform X5; its protein translation is MEYIWKMIGFFKGETSNCSRPEAENTSSGSRDRKRKVDEAFQNDENQEGLMPAKRHKPAQFPDDNEEPSTSSGGRKRKLQVTFQDDQEDLMPAKRRKPSQFPDDSDEPSTSSGSRDRKRKVDEAFQNDENQEDLMPAKRHKPAQFPDDNEEPSTSSGCRGRKRKAKKAFQNDENQADLMPAKRHKPAQFADDSDEPSTSSGRRGRKRKAKKAFQDDEDQEDLMPATRRKPTQFPDESEEPSTSSGRRGRKRKAKKAFQDDDDQEDLMPATRHKPTQFPDESEEPSTSSGGRGRKRKMEEAFKDDEDQEDLMPATQHKPTQFPDGSDEPSTSSGCRGRKRKAKKAFQNDENQEDLMPAKRHKPTQVPDDSEEPSTSSGRRGRKRKVEEAFQDDENQEDLMLPPQFPDERDKPSPSSVEEASQVDEDQEDLMPAASSEPSQFPDEIEEPGTSSGSREGNAEQHFLDDEDDDSSYDEDPDFCRRDTGPGSPLDKYELGRKLGKGIYGTVYVATRKSDGKKVALKFVYMPNCYINRKPGRVFYPTSEARILLELKKPSLCPHIIELYDFFEVEEYDVLVMEYMQPSMTLTAFFRRNNGPLTESVARLLILQILIALEHCLEHGIDHRAIYEENILVNPKTLQVKLIGFGCSDYIAGDLKPHAGFDQIYCKCMWHSRLVEVGFLRNAHFALEETVECVARLLARMVNGYWPLRSMVEYPRFHPSVSKECRDLLKMCFGFNVHDGPTLEDIIDHKWFNKKIDT
- the LOC100001405 gene encoding uncharacterized protein isoform X7, which codes for MEYIWKMIGFFKGETSNCSRPEAENTSSGSRDRKRKVDEAFQNDENQEGLMPAKRHKPAQFPDDNEEPSTSSGGRKRKLQVTFQDDQEDLMPAKRRKPSQFPDDSDEPSTSSGGRKRKLKVTFQDDQEDLMPAKRCEPTQFPDDNEEPSTSSGCRGRKRKAKKAFQNDENQADLMPAKRHKPAQFADDSDEPSTSSGRRGRKRKAKKAFQDDEDQEDLMPATRRKPTQFPDESEEPSTSSGRRGRKRKAKKAFQDDDDQEDLMPATRHKPTQFPDESEEPSTSSGGRGRKRKMEEAFKDDEDQEDLMPATQHKPTQFPDGSDEPSTSSGCRGRKRKAKKAFQNDENQEDLMPAKRHKPTQVPDDSEEPSTSSGRRGRKRKVEEAFQDDENQEDLMLPPQFPDERDKPSPSSVEEASQVDEDQEDLMPAASSEPSQFPDEIEEPGTSSGSREGNAEQHFLDDEDDDSSYDEDPDFCRRDTGPGSPLDKYELGRKLGKGIYGTVYVATRKSDGKKVALKFVYMPNCYINRKPGRVFYPTSEARILLELKKPSLCPHIIELYDFFEVEEYDVLVMEYMQPSMTLTAFFRRNNGPLTESVARLLILQILIALEHCLEHGIDHRAIYEENILVNPKTLQVKLIGFGCSDYIAGDLKPHAGFDQIYCKCMWHSRLVEVGFLRNAHFALEETVECVARLLARMVNGYWPLRSMVEYPRFHPSVSKECRDLLKMCFGFNVHDGPTLEDIIDHKWFNKKIDT
- the LOC100001405 gene encoding uncharacterized protein isoform X8; translation: MEYIWKMIGFFKGETSNCSRPEAENTSSGSRDRKRKVDEAFQNDENQEGLMPAKRHKPAQFPDDNEEPSTSSGGRKRKLQVTFQDDQEDLMPAKRRKPSQFPDDSDEPSTSSGSRDRKRKVDEAFQNDENQEDLMPAKRHKPAQFPDDNEEPSTSSGGRKRKLKVTFQDDQEDLMPAKRCEPTQFPDDNEEPSTSSGCRGRKRKAKKAFQNDENQADLMPAKRHKPAQFADDSDEPSTSSGRRGRKRKAKKAFQDDDDQEDLMPATRHKPTQFPDESEEPSTSSGGRGRKRKMEEAFKDDEDQEDLMPATQHKPTQFPDGSDEPSTSSGCRGRKRKAKKAFQNDENQEDLMPAKRHKPTQVPDDSEEPSTSSGRRGRKRKVEEAFQDDENQEDLMLPPQFPDERDKPSPSSVEEASQVDEDQEDLMPAASSEPSQFPDEIEEPGTSSGSREGNAEQHFLDDEDDDSSYDEDPDFCRRDTGPGSPLDKYELGRKLGKGIYGTVYVATRKSDGKKVALKFVYMPNCYINRKPGRVFYPTSEARILLELKKPSLCPHIIELYDFFEVEEYDVLVMEYMQPSMTLTAFFRRNNGPLTESVARLLILQILIALEHCLEHGIDHRAIYEENILVNPKTLQVKLIGFGCSDYIAGDLKPHAGFDQIYCKCMWHSRLVEVGFLRNAHFALEETVECVARLLARMVNGYWPLRSMVEYPRFHPSVSKECRDLLKMCFGFNVHDGPTLEDIIDHKWFNKKIDT
- the LOC100001405 gene encoding uncharacterized protein isoform X9 — protein: MEYIWKMIGFFKGETSNCSRPEAENTSSGSRDRKRKVDEAFQNDENQEGLMPAKRHKPAQFPDDNEEPSTSSGGRKRKLQVTFQDDQEDLMPAKRRKPSQFPDDSDEPSTSSGSRDRKRKVDEAFQNDENQEDLMPAKRHKPAQFPDDNEEPSTSSGCRGRKRKAKKAFQNDENQADLMPAKRHKPAQFADDSDEPSTSSGRRGRKRKAKKAFQDDDDQEDLMPATRHKPTQFPDESEEPSTSSGGRGRKRKMEEAFKDDEDQEDLMPATQHKPTQFPDGSDEPSTSSGCRGRKRKAKKAFQNDENQEDLMPAKRHKPTQVPDDSEEPSTSSGRRGRKRKVEEAFQDDENQEDLMLPPQFPDERDKPSPSSVEEASQVDEDQEDLMPAASSEPSQFPDEIEEPGTSSGSREGNAEQHFLDDEDDDSSYDEDPDFCRRDTGPGSPLDKYELGRKLGKGIYGTVYVATRKSDGKKVALKFVYMPNCYINRKPGRVFYPTSEARILLELKKPSLCPHIIELYDFFEVEEYDVLVMEYMQPSMTLTAFFRRNNGPLTESVARLLILQILIALEHCLEHGIDHRAIYEENILVNPKTLQVKLIGFGCSDYIAGDLKPHAGFDQIYCKCMWHSRLVEVGFLRNAHFALEETVECVARLLARMVNGYWPLRSMVEYPRFHPSVSKECRDLLKMCFGFNVHDGPTLEDIIDHKWFNKKIDT
- the LOC100001405 gene encoding uncharacterized protein isoform X6 → MEYIWKMIGFFKGETSNCSRPEAENTSSGSRDRKRKVDEAFQNDENQEGLMPAKRHKPAQFPDDNEEPSTSSGGRKRKLQVTFQDDQEDLMPAKRRKPSQFPDDSDEPSTSSGCRGRKRKAKEAFQDDEDQEELMPTKRHKPAQFPDDNEEPTTSSGSRDRKRKVDEAFQNDENQEDLMPAKRHKPAQFPDDNEEPSTSSGGRKRKLKVTFQDDQEDLMPAKRCEPTQFPDDNEEPSTSSGCRGRKRKAKKAFQNDENQADLMPAKRHKPAQFADDSDEPSTSSGRRGRKRKAKKAFQDDEDQEDLMPATRRKPTQFPDESEEPSTSSGRRGRKRKAKKAFQDDDDQEDLMPATRHKPTQFPDESEEPSTSSGRRGRKRKVEEAFQDDENQEDLMLPPQFPDERDKPSPSSVEEASQVDEDQEDLMPAASSEPSQFPDEIEEPGTSSGSREGNAEQHFLDDEDDDSSYDEDPDFCRRDTGPGSPLDKYELGRKLGKGIYGTVYVATRKSDGKKVALKFVYMPNCYINRKPGRVFYPTSEARILLELKKPSLCPHIIELYDFFEVEEYDVLVMEYMQPSMTLTAFFRRNNGPLTESVARLLILQILIALEHCLEHGIDHRAIYEENILVNPKTLQVKLIGFGCSDYIAGDLKPHAGFDQIYCKCMWHSRLVEVGFLRNAHFALEETVECVARLLARMVNGYWPLRSMVEYPRFHPSVSKECRDLLKMCFGFNVHDGPTLEDIIDHKWFNKKIDT